A single window of Pungitius pungitius chromosome 20, fPunPun2.1, whole genome shotgun sequence DNA harbors:
- the gpcpd1 gene encoding glycerophosphocholine phosphodiesterase GPCPD1 isoform X5 translates to MWETHQQPRMMSPTASHQNIDDGHFGIHNGVNCVDSGWLTCQTEIRLRLHYSKTSPVSITKKKYKKSRFRIKLTLEGFEEEDEEEEEQEEHSPSSLHKETTTLEISMISANGYKSRHSQPECGYALEPSQWTEYSIHSMDPYNLELTFEFFEEDMGEHVVQGDGLPGYVGTACLLSSSFSESGKDYGVATLPIMGRNSRQTIGKVRVDYLVIRPIQGYQCEMSSSFTKYWKKRSTLNVGHRGAGSTHAARHQRVRENTIASFKSAAKHGAAYVEFDVHLSKDAVPIVYHDLTCCISTKKKNDKTSLELIEVPVKDLTFDQLQLLKLVHATAIKETDNKDLLDDEEEIDEHQPFPSLSQIFQAIPEHVGFNIELKWICQLKDGSWDGNLSSYFNMNTYLDIILSCVLQKGGKRRIVFSCFDPDICTMVRQKQNKYPILFLSQGITDKYTDLMDIRCQSTQIAISFAQSENILGISGHTEELLKNRSYIADAQSKGLVVFSWGDDNNEHENRRRLREQGIDGLIYDSICEEFGEQQNFFQVEEQHTLQEVITEETRNSSSCSCYSIPCSTASCVASEERAGSVESDSGLSSS, encoded by the exons ATGTGGGAGACCCATCAACAGCCCCGCATGATGAGCCCCACAG cGTCACACCAAAATATTGATGATGGACATTTTGGAATTCACA ATGGGGTGAATTGTGTTGACTCTGGGTGGCTCACGTGCCAGACAGAGATTCGCCTGCGTCTGCACTATTCGAAGACGTCTCCGGTGTCTATCACCAAGAAGAAATACAAGAAGTCTCGCTTTAG AATCAAGCTGACATTAGAGGGAtttgaggaggaagacgaggaggaggaagagcaagaaGAGCACAGTCCTTCATCTCTGCACAAGGAGACCACCACTCTGGAGATCAGTATGATCAGTGCAAACGGCTACAAGTCGCGCCACTCTCAGCCTGAATGTGGCTACGCGCTGGAGCCCTCCCAGTGGACCGAGTACAGCATCCACAGCATGGACCCGTACAACCTGGAGCTCACCTTCGAGTTCTTTGAG GAGGATATGGGTGAGCACGTGGTCCAGGGGGACGGTCTCCCGGGTTACGTGGGCACAGCttgccttctctcctcctccttctcggaGAGTGGGAAGGACTACGGAGTGGCCACGCTGCCCATAATGGGCCGAAATTCCAGACAGACCATCGGGAAAGTGCGAG TGGACTACCTGGTGATCCGGCCCATCCAGGGTTACCAGTGTGAGATGAGCTCCTCCTTCACCAAGTACTGGAAGAAAAGAAGCACTCTGAATGTGGGCCACAGAGGAGCCGGCAGCACACATGCAGCCAG GCACCAGAGAGTCAGGGAGAACACAATAGCTTCATTCAAAAGCGCTGCCAAGCAT GGTGCGGCCTACGTAGAGTTTGATGTTCACCTCTCCAAGGATGCTGTTCCCATCGTATACCACGATCTGACGTGCTGCATATCCACCAAGAAG AAGAACGACAAGACGTCTCTGGAGCTTATCGAGGTGCCGGTCAAAGACCTGACTTTTGATCAGCTGCAACTTCTGAAG CTGGTCCATGCCACTGCAATAAAAGAAACTGATAACAAAG ATCTGCTGGATGACGAGGAGGAAATCGATGAGCATCAACCTTTCCCTTCACTCTCACAG ATCTTCCAGGCTATTCCTGAGCATGTGGGCTTCAACATTGAGCTCAAATGGATCTGCCAGTTGAAG GACGGCTCATGGGATGGCAACCTGTCCTCCTACTTCAACATGAACACCTATCTCGACATCATCCTGTCCTGCGTtctgcagaaaggaggaaagagacGCATCGTCTTCTCCTGCTTCGACCCGGACATCTGCACCAT ggTGCGTCAGAAGCAGAACAAGTACCCCATCCTCTTCCTGAGTCAGGGCATCACAGACAAGTATACGGACCTGATGGACATCCGCTGCCAGTCCACTCAGATCGCCATTAGTTTTGCCCAGAGCGAGAATATTCTG GGCATCAGTGGCCACacggaggagctgctgaagaaCCGCTCCTACATCGCGGACGCCCAGTCCAAAGGCCTGGTGGTGTTCAGCTGGGGAGATGACAACAACGAGCACGAGAACCGGAGGAGGCTGAGGGAGCAGGGCATCGACGGCCTCATCTATGATAG TATCTGTGAGGAGTTCGGAGAGCAGCAGAACTTCTTCCAGGTAGAGGAGCAGCACACCCTGCAGGAGGTCATCACAGAGGAGACCCGCAAcagctccagctgctcctgctaCTCCATCCCCTGCTCCACGGCTTCCTGCGTTGCCTCCGAGGAACGCGCCGGCAGCGTGGAGTCCGACTCCGGCCTCAGCTCCTCATGA
- the gpcpd1 gene encoding glycerophosphocholine phosphodiesterase GPCPD1 isoform X4 — protein METTQVTLAVRGETSSGEVIAVVGSCEALGSWSYQNAVILLPDGGDEKIWTTTISMPKGVVSKYRYLKGFFLQSKNAGGPRQVLVNMWETHQQPRMMSPTASHQNIDDGHFGIHNGVNCVDSGWLTCQTEIRLRLHYSKTSPVSITKKKYKKSRFRIKLTLEGFEEEDEEEEEQEEHSPSSLHKETTTLEISMISANGYKSRHSQPECGYALEPSQWTEYSIHSMDPYNLELTFEFFEEDMGEHVVQGDGLPGYVGTACLLSSSFSESGKDYGVATLPIMGRNSRQTIGKVRVDYLVIRPIQGYQCEMSSSFTKYWKKRSTLNVGHRGAGSTHAARHQRVRENTIASFKSAAKHGAAYVEFDVHLSKDAVPIVYHDLTCCISTKKKNDKTSLELIEVPVKDLTFDQLQLLKLVHATAIKETDNKDLLDDEEEIDEHQPFPSLSQIFQAIPEHVGFNIELKWICQLKDGSWDGNLSSYFNMNTYLDIILSCVLQKGGKRRIVFSCFDPDICTMVRQKQNKYPILFLSQGITDKYTDLMDIRCQSTQIAISFAQSENILGISGHTEELLKNRSYIADAQSKGLVVFSWGDDNNEHENRRRLREQGIDGLIYDSICEEFGEQQNFFQVEEQHTLQEVITEETRNSSSCSCYSIPCSTASCVASEERAGSVESDSGLSSS, from the exons ATGGAGACCACCCAGGTGACCTTAGCTGTCAGAGGCGAAACGTCCTCAG GTGAGGTGATTGCAGTTGTTGGCAGCTGCGAAGCCCTGGGAAGCTGGAGCTATCAGAATGCCGTGATTTTGCTCCCTGATGGGGGCGATGA AAAAATATGGACTACAACGATCTCCATGCCTAAAGGAGTTGTGTCCAAGTATCGCTATCTCAAAGGTTTCTTTCTGCAGTCAAAG AACGCAGGGGGTCCCCGTCAAGTGCTAGTCAATATGTGGGAGACCCATCAACAGCCCCGCATGATGAGCCCCACAG cGTCACACCAAAATATTGATGATGGACATTTTGGAATTCACA ATGGGGTGAATTGTGTTGACTCTGGGTGGCTCACGTGCCAGACAGAGATTCGCCTGCGTCTGCACTATTCGAAGACGTCTCCGGTGTCTATCACCAAGAAGAAATACAAGAAGTCTCGCTTTAG AATCAAGCTGACATTAGAGGGAtttgaggaggaagacgaggaggaggaagagcaagaaGAGCACAGTCCTTCATCTCTGCACAAGGAGACCACCACTCTGGAGATCAGTATGATCAGTGCAAACGGCTACAAGTCGCGCCACTCTCAGCCTGAATGTGGCTACGCGCTGGAGCCCTCCCAGTGGACCGAGTACAGCATCCACAGCATGGACCCGTACAACCTGGAGCTCACCTTCGAGTTCTTTGAG GAGGATATGGGTGAGCACGTGGTCCAGGGGGACGGTCTCCCGGGTTACGTGGGCACAGCttgccttctctcctcctccttctcggaGAGTGGGAAGGACTACGGAGTGGCCACGCTGCCCATAATGGGCCGAAATTCCAGACAGACCATCGGGAAAGTGCGAG TGGACTACCTGGTGATCCGGCCCATCCAGGGTTACCAGTGTGAGATGAGCTCCTCCTTCACCAAGTACTGGAAGAAAAGAAGCACTCTGAATGTGGGCCACAGAGGAGCCGGCAGCACACATGCAGCCAG GCACCAGAGAGTCAGGGAGAACACAATAGCTTCATTCAAAAGCGCTGCCAAGCAT GGTGCGGCCTACGTAGAGTTTGATGTTCACCTCTCCAAGGATGCTGTTCCCATCGTATACCACGATCTGACGTGCTGCATATCCACCAAGAAG AAGAACGACAAGACGTCTCTGGAGCTTATCGAGGTGCCGGTCAAAGACCTGACTTTTGATCAGCTGCAACTTCTGAAG CTGGTCCATGCCACTGCAATAAAAGAAACTGATAACAAAG ATCTGCTGGATGACGAGGAGGAAATCGATGAGCATCAACCTTTCCCTTCACTCTCACAG ATCTTCCAGGCTATTCCTGAGCATGTGGGCTTCAACATTGAGCTCAAATGGATCTGCCAGTTGAAG GACGGCTCATGGGATGGCAACCTGTCCTCCTACTTCAACATGAACACCTATCTCGACATCATCCTGTCCTGCGTtctgcagaaaggaggaaagagacGCATCGTCTTCTCCTGCTTCGACCCGGACATCTGCACCAT ggTGCGTCAGAAGCAGAACAAGTACCCCATCCTCTTCCTGAGTCAGGGCATCACAGACAAGTATACGGACCTGATGGACATCCGCTGCCAGTCCACTCAGATCGCCATTAGTTTTGCCCAGAGCGAGAATATTCTG GGCATCAGTGGCCACacggaggagctgctgaagaaCCGCTCCTACATCGCGGACGCCCAGTCCAAAGGCCTGGTGGTGTTCAGCTGGGGAGATGACAACAACGAGCACGAGAACCGGAGGAGGCTGAGGGAGCAGGGCATCGACGGCCTCATCTATGATAG TATCTGTGAGGAGTTCGGAGAGCAGCAGAACTTCTTCCAGGTAGAGGAGCAGCACACCCTGCAGGAGGTCATCACAGAGGAGACCCGCAAcagctccagctgctcctgctaCTCCATCCCCTGCTCCACGGCTTCCTGCGTTGCCTCCGAGGAACGCGCCGGCAGCGTGGAGTCCGACTCCGGCCTCAGCTCCTCATGA
- the gpcpd1 gene encoding glycerophosphocholine phosphodiesterase GPCPD1 isoform X2, which translates to METTQVTLAVRGETSSGEVIAVVGSCEALGSWSYQNAVILLPDGGDEKIWTTTISMPKGVVSKYRYLKGFFLQSKNAGGPRQVLVNMWETHQQPRMMSPTASHQNIDDGHFGIHNGVNCVDSGWLTCQTEIRLRLHYSKTSPVSITKKKYKKSRFRIKLTLEGFEEEDEEEEEQEEHSPSSLHKETTTLEISMISANGYKSRHSQPECGYALEPSQWTEYSIHSMDPYNLELTFEFFEEDMGEHVVQGDGLPGYVGTACLLSSSFSESGKDYGVATLPIMGRNSRQTIGKVRVDYLVIRPIQGYQCEMSSSFTKYWKKRSTLNVGHRGAGSTHAARHQRVRENTIASFKSAAKHGAAYVEFDVHLSKDAVPIVYHDLTCCISTKKKNDKTSLELIEVPVKDLTFDQLQLLKLVHATAIKETDNKDLLDDEEEIDEHQPFPSLSQIFQAIPEHVGFNIELKWICQLKDGSWDGNLSSYFNMNTYLDIILSCVLQKGGKRRIVFSCFDPDICTMVRQKQNKYPILFLSQGITDKYTDLMDIRCQSTQIAISFAQSENILGISGHTEELLKNRSYIADAQSKGLVVFSWGDDNNEHENRRRLREQGIDGLIYDRICECLVPYFDSSSSDPLSVRSSESSRTSSR; encoded by the exons ATGGAGACCACCCAGGTGACCTTAGCTGTCAGAGGCGAAACGTCCTCAG GTGAGGTGATTGCAGTTGTTGGCAGCTGCGAAGCCCTGGGAAGCTGGAGCTATCAGAATGCCGTGATTTTGCTCCCTGATGGGGGCGATGA AAAAATATGGACTACAACGATCTCCATGCCTAAAGGAGTTGTGTCCAAGTATCGCTATCTCAAAGGTTTCTTTCTGCAGTCAAAG AACGCAGGGGGTCCCCGTCAAGTGCTAGTCAATATGTGGGAGACCCATCAACAGCCCCGCATGATGAGCCCCACAG cGTCACACCAAAATATTGATGATGGACATTTTGGAATTCACA ATGGGGTGAATTGTGTTGACTCTGGGTGGCTCACGTGCCAGACAGAGATTCGCCTGCGTCTGCACTATTCGAAGACGTCTCCGGTGTCTATCACCAAGAAGAAATACAAGAAGTCTCGCTTTAG AATCAAGCTGACATTAGAGGGAtttgaggaggaagacgaggaggaggaagagcaagaaGAGCACAGTCCTTCATCTCTGCACAAGGAGACCACCACTCTGGAGATCAGTATGATCAGTGCAAACGGCTACAAGTCGCGCCACTCTCAGCCTGAATGTGGCTACGCGCTGGAGCCCTCCCAGTGGACCGAGTACAGCATCCACAGCATGGACCCGTACAACCTGGAGCTCACCTTCGAGTTCTTTGAG GAGGATATGGGTGAGCACGTGGTCCAGGGGGACGGTCTCCCGGGTTACGTGGGCACAGCttgccttctctcctcctccttctcggaGAGTGGGAAGGACTACGGAGTGGCCACGCTGCCCATAATGGGCCGAAATTCCAGACAGACCATCGGGAAAGTGCGAG TGGACTACCTGGTGATCCGGCCCATCCAGGGTTACCAGTGTGAGATGAGCTCCTCCTTCACCAAGTACTGGAAGAAAAGAAGCACTCTGAATGTGGGCCACAGAGGAGCCGGCAGCACACATGCAGCCAG GCACCAGAGAGTCAGGGAGAACACAATAGCTTCATTCAAAAGCGCTGCCAAGCAT GGTGCGGCCTACGTAGAGTTTGATGTTCACCTCTCCAAGGATGCTGTTCCCATCGTATACCACGATCTGACGTGCTGCATATCCACCAAGAAG AAGAACGACAAGACGTCTCTGGAGCTTATCGAGGTGCCGGTCAAAGACCTGACTTTTGATCAGCTGCAACTTCTGAAG CTGGTCCATGCCACTGCAATAAAAGAAACTGATAACAAAG ATCTGCTGGATGACGAGGAGGAAATCGATGAGCATCAACCTTTCCCTTCACTCTCACAG ATCTTCCAGGCTATTCCTGAGCATGTGGGCTTCAACATTGAGCTCAAATGGATCTGCCAGTTGAAG GACGGCTCATGGGATGGCAACCTGTCCTCCTACTTCAACATGAACACCTATCTCGACATCATCCTGTCCTGCGTtctgcagaaaggaggaaagagacGCATCGTCTTCTCCTGCTTCGACCCGGACATCTGCACCAT ggTGCGTCAGAAGCAGAACAAGTACCCCATCCTCTTCCTGAGTCAGGGCATCACAGACAAGTATACGGACCTGATGGACATCCGCTGCCAGTCCACTCAGATCGCCATTAGTTTTGCCCAGAGCGAGAATATTCTG GGCATCAGTGGCCACacggaggagctgctgaagaaCCGCTCCTACATCGCGGACGCCCAGTCCAAAGGCCTGGTGGTGTTCAGCTGGGGAGATGACAACAACGAGCACGAGAACCGGAGGAGGCTGAGGGAGCAGGGCATCGACGGCCTCATCTATGATAG AATATGTGAATGCTTGGTGCCATATTTTGACTCAAGTTCTTCGGATCCGC TATCTGTGAGGAGTTCGGAGAGCAGCAGAACTTCTTCCAGGTAG
- the gpcpd1 gene encoding glycerophosphocholine phosphodiesterase GPCPD1 isoform X3, which produces METTQVTLAVRGETSSGEVIAVVGSCEALGSWSYQNAVILLPDGGDEKIWTTTISMPKGVVSKYRYLKGFFLQSKNAGGPRQVLVNMWETHQQPRMMSPTASHQNIDDGHFGIHNGVNCVDSGWLTCQTEIRLRLHYSKTSPVSITKKKYKKSRFRIKLTLEGFEEEDEEEEEQEEHSPSSLHKETTTLEISMISANGYKSRHSQPECGYALEPSQWTEYSIHSMDPYNLELTFEFFEEDMGEHVVQGDGLPGYVGTACLLSSSFSESGKDYGVATLPIMGRNSRQTIGKVRVDYLVIRPIQGYQCEMSSSFTKYWKKRSTLNVGHRGAGSTHAARHQRVRENTIASFKSAAKHGAAYVEFDVHLSKDAVPIVYHDLTCCISTKKKNDKTSLELIEVPVKDLTFDQLQLLKLVHATAIKETDNKDLLDDEEEIDEHQPFPSLSQIFQAIPEHVGFNIELKWICQLKDGSWDGNLSSYFNMNTYLDIILSCVLQKGGKRRIVFSCFDPDICTMVRQKQNKYPILFLSQGITDKYTDLMDIRCQSTQIAISFAQSENILGISGHTEELLKNRSYIADAQSKGLVVFSWGDDNNEHENRRRLREQGIDGLIYDRICECLVPYFDSSSSDPPPCEK; this is translated from the exons ATGGAGACCACCCAGGTGACCTTAGCTGTCAGAGGCGAAACGTCCTCAG GTGAGGTGATTGCAGTTGTTGGCAGCTGCGAAGCCCTGGGAAGCTGGAGCTATCAGAATGCCGTGATTTTGCTCCCTGATGGGGGCGATGA AAAAATATGGACTACAACGATCTCCATGCCTAAAGGAGTTGTGTCCAAGTATCGCTATCTCAAAGGTTTCTTTCTGCAGTCAAAG AACGCAGGGGGTCCCCGTCAAGTGCTAGTCAATATGTGGGAGACCCATCAACAGCCCCGCATGATGAGCCCCACAG cGTCACACCAAAATATTGATGATGGACATTTTGGAATTCACA ATGGGGTGAATTGTGTTGACTCTGGGTGGCTCACGTGCCAGACAGAGATTCGCCTGCGTCTGCACTATTCGAAGACGTCTCCGGTGTCTATCACCAAGAAGAAATACAAGAAGTCTCGCTTTAG AATCAAGCTGACATTAGAGGGAtttgaggaggaagacgaggaggaggaagagcaagaaGAGCACAGTCCTTCATCTCTGCACAAGGAGACCACCACTCTGGAGATCAGTATGATCAGTGCAAACGGCTACAAGTCGCGCCACTCTCAGCCTGAATGTGGCTACGCGCTGGAGCCCTCCCAGTGGACCGAGTACAGCATCCACAGCATGGACCCGTACAACCTGGAGCTCACCTTCGAGTTCTTTGAG GAGGATATGGGTGAGCACGTGGTCCAGGGGGACGGTCTCCCGGGTTACGTGGGCACAGCttgccttctctcctcctccttctcggaGAGTGGGAAGGACTACGGAGTGGCCACGCTGCCCATAATGGGCCGAAATTCCAGACAGACCATCGGGAAAGTGCGAG TGGACTACCTGGTGATCCGGCCCATCCAGGGTTACCAGTGTGAGATGAGCTCCTCCTTCACCAAGTACTGGAAGAAAAGAAGCACTCTGAATGTGGGCCACAGAGGAGCCGGCAGCACACATGCAGCCAG GCACCAGAGAGTCAGGGAGAACACAATAGCTTCATTCAAAAGCGCTGCCAAGCAT GGTGCGGCCTACGTAGAGTTTGATGTTCACCTCTCCAAGGATGCTGTTCCCATCGTATACCACGATCTGACGTGCTGCATATCCACCAAGAAG AAGAACGACAAGACGTCTCTGGAGCTTATCGAGGTGCCGGTCAAAGACCTGACTTTTGATCAGCTGCAACTTCTGAAG CTGGTCCATGCCACTGCAATAAAAGAAACTGATAACAAAG ATCTGCTGGATGACGAGGAGGAAATCGATGAGCATCAACCTTTCCCTTCACTCTCACAG ATCTTCCAGGCTATTCCTGAGCATGTGGGCTTCAACATTGAGCTCAAATGGATCTGCCAGTTGAAG GACGGCTCATGGGATGGCAACCTGTCCTCCTACTTCAACATGAACACCTATCTCGACATCATCCTGTCCTGCGTtctgcagaaaggaggaaagagacGCATCGTCTTCTCCTGCTTCGACCCGGACATCTGCACCAT ggTGCGTCAGAAGCAGAACAAGTACCCCATCCTCTTCCTGAGTCAGGGCATCACAGACAAGTATACGGACCTGATGGACATCCGCTGCCAGTCCACTCAGATCGCCATTAGTTTTGCCCAGAGCGAGAATATTCTG GGCATCAGTGGCCACacggaggagctgctgaagaaCCGCTCCTACATCGCGGACGCCCAGTCCAAAGGCCTGGTGGTGTTCAGCTGGGGAGATGACAACAACGAGCACGAGAACCGGAGGAGGCTGAGGGAGCAGGGCATCGACGGCCTCATCTATGATAG AATATGTGAATGCTTGGTGCCATATTTTGACTCAAGTTCTTCGGATCCGC ctccatgtgaaaaatga
- the gpcpd1 gene encoding glycerophosphocholine phosphodiesterase GPCPD1 isoform X1: METTQVTLAVRGETSSGEVIAVVGSCEALGSWSYQNAVILLPDGGDEKIWTTTISMPKGVVSKYRYLKGFFLQSKNAGGPRQVLVNMWETHQQPRMMSPTASHQNIDDGHFGIHNGVNCVDSGWLTCQTEIRLRLHYSKTSPVSITKKKYKKSRFRIKLTLEGFEEEDEEEEEQEEHSPSSLHKETTTLEISMISANGYKSRHSQPECGYALEPSQWTEYSIHSMDPYNLELTFEFFEEDMGEHVVQGDGLPGYVGTACLLSSSFSESGKDYGVATLPIMGRNSRQTIGKVRVDYLVIRPIQGYQCEMSSSFTKYWKKRSTLNVGHRGAGSTHAARHQRVRENTIASFKSAAKHGAAYVEFDVHLSKDAVPIVYHDLTCCISTKKKNDKTSLELIEVPVKDLTFDQLQLLKLVHATAIKETDNKDLLDDEEEIDEHQPFPSLSQIFQAIPEHVGFNIELKWICQLKDGSWDGNLSSYFNMNTYLDIILSCVLQKGGKRRIVFSCFDPDICTMVRQKQNKYPILFLSQGITDKYTDLMDIRCQSTQIAISFAQSENILGISGHTEELLKNRSYIADAQSKGLVVFSWGDDNNEHENRRRLREQGIDGLIYDRICECLVPYFDSSSSDPRNLHVKNENKTKVSADSVY; this comes from the exons ATGGAGACCACCCAGGTGACCTTAGCTGTCAGAGGCGAAACGTCCTCAG GTGAGGTGATTGCAGTTGTTGGCAGCTGCGAAGCCCTGGGAAGCTGGAGCTATCAGAATGCCGTGATTTTGCTCCCTGATGGGGGCGATGA AAAAATATGGACTACAACGATCTCCATGCCTAAAGGAGTTGTGTCCAAGTATCGCTATCTCAAAGGTTTCTTTCTGCAGTCAAAG AACGCAGGGGGTCCCCGTCAAGTGCTAGTCAATATGTGGGAGACCCATCAACAGCCCCGCATGATGAGCCCCACAG cGTCACACCAAAATATTGATGATGGACATTTTGGAATTCACA ATGGGGTGAATTGTGTTGACTCTGGGTGGCTCACGTGCCAGACAGAGATTCGCCTGCGTCTGCACTATTCGAAGACGTCTCCGGTGTCTATCACCAAGAAGAAATACAAGAAGTCTCGCTTTAG AATCAAGCTGACATTAGAGGGAtttgaggaggaagacgaggaggaggaagagcaagaaGAGCACAGTCCTTCATCTCTGCACAAGGAGACCACCACTCTGGAGATCAGTATGATCAGTGCAAACGGCTACAAGTCGCGCCACTCTCAGCCTGAATGTGGCTACGCGCTGGAGCCCTCCCAGTGGACCGAGTACAGCATCCACAGCATGGACCCGTACAACCTGGAGCTCACCTTCGAGTTCTTTGAG GAGGATATGGGTGAGCACGTGGTCCAGGGGGACGGTCTCCCGGGTTACGTGGGCACAGCttgccttctctcctcctccttctcggaGAGTGGGAAGGACTACGGAGTGGCCACGCTGCCCATAATGGGCCGAAATTCCAGACAGACCATCGGGAAAGTGCGAG TGGACTACCTGGTGATCCGGCCCATCCAGGGTTACCAGTGTGAGATGAGCTCCTCCTTCACCAAGTACTGGAAGAAAAGAAGCACTCTGAATGTGGGCCACAGAGGAGCCGGCAGCACACATGCAGCCAG GCACCAGAGAGTCAGGGAGAACACAATAGCTTCATTCAAAAGCGCTGCCAAGCAT GGTGCGGCCTACGTAGAGTTTGATGTTCACCTCTCCAAGGATGCTGTTCCCATCGTATACCACGATCTGACGTGCTGCATATCCACCAAGAAG AAGAACGACAAGACGTCTCTGGAGCTTATCGAGGTGCCGGTCAAAGACCTGACTTTTGATCAGCTGCAACTTCTGAAG CTGGTCCATGCCACTGCAATAAAAGAAACTGATAACAAAG ATCTGCTGGATGACGAGGAGGAAATCGATGAGCATCAACCTTTCCCTTCACTCTCACAG ATCTTCCAGGCTATTCCTGAGCATGTGGGCTTCAACATTGAGCTCAAATGGATCTGCCAGTTGAAG GACGGCTCATGGGATGGCAACCTGTCCTCCTACTTCAACATGAACACCTATCTCGACATCATCCTGTCCTGCGTtctgcagaaaggaggaaagagacGCATCGTCTTCTCCTGCTTCGACCCGGACATCTGCACCAT ggTGCGTCAGAAGCAGAACAAGTACCCCATCCTCTTCCTGAGTCAGGGCATCACAGACAAGTATACGGACCTGATGGACATCCGCTGCCAGTCCACTCAGATCGCCATTAGTTTTGCCCAGAGCGAGAATATTCTG GGCATCAGTGGCCACacggaggagctgctgaagaaCCGCTCCTACATCGCGGACGCCCAGTCCAAAGGCCTGGTGGTGTTCAGCTGGGGAGATGACAACAACGAGCACGAGAACCGGAGGAGGCTGAGGGAGCAGGGCATCGACGGCCTCATCTATGATAG AATATGTGAATGCTTGGTGCCATATTTTGACTCAAGTTCTTCGGATCCGCGTAAT ctccatgtgaaaaatgaaaataagaccAAAGTTAGTGCTGACAGTGTTTATTAG